The Methanosarcina barkeri MS DNA window GGACGAGATTCTGAAGCTTCAGGAAGTACTGAAGGCTGAAGGCAAATGGGAAGTCTATGAGACTGATATTCTCTTCAGAAATCGTTTTTTAATTGATAAAGATCTTGGAGGTATGGTCTGGGTATCTGCAGAAGGGGGATCCGTTGACCCTGCAAAATATATCCGTACAAATGGTTCAGGAAATTCTCGCTGTGAAAAGTTTACATGTGATACTTCAATCCTTGCATCCGGGTTCAATAAAGTTGAAAATCTGACTCTCGCCCCACTGAAGTATCTGGCTTTTGATATTGAATGCCTGCCTCTTGATGGAGGAATGCCTTCTCCTGAGGTTTCCCCCATAATCATGATCAGCTTTTCTTTTGAGCCTGAGTATAAAGGACATAAAACCCTTGTGCTTCTGGCAAAACCTGTGGAAGGTCTGAATTCCGATGTCTGGTCTTACACGGACGAGACTGAAATGCTAAATCAGTTTTTCGAGATCTTCTGCGATTATGACCCTGACATTGTAATTGGATATAATCACCAGGATTTCGATATTCCTTACATAACGGATAGAGTAAAAACTCTGGTTTCAGAAGGGAAAGCAATAAACCCTGTTGTTGGCCGGGACGGCAGCAAAATAGGTTACAGAAAATTCGGGCTTATTACCCGCACCGAAATGAAGGGCCGGGTGGTTGTGGATGCACTTCCTCTGGTAAGAAGAGCTTTCAGTCTGAAGCAGTACACCCTGCGAGCGGTTTCAAAGGAACTCCTGAGCCGTGAAAAACTGGATGTTCCCCCTCTTGAAATGGAAGAGTACTGGCTCGATAAAGGGGAAAAATTCAAAAAATTCGTTGACTATTCACGCAGGGACGCAGAGCTTGCCCTGGAACTTATTCTTAATTTAAGACTCCTTGACAAATATGTGGCCCTTGCCCAGGTAAGCGGAAGTCTGCTTCAGGAAGTTGTTGATGGAGGCCAGACTTCGATGGTTGAAACGCTTCTTCTCAAAGAGTTCGGGCTCCGCGATAGAGTTCTCCTTCCAAAGCCTGATGATGGAGTTTCAGCCGAGAGATATGCAATGAGTTCCGACCTCAAGGGTGGGGAAGTACTGGAACCTAAAAAAGGCCTTCTGGAAAATGTGCTTATTCTTGACTACAAGTCTCTTTACCCAACTATAATGATGGCACATAACCTGTGCTATACTACAGTAGTTACGGGTGACAGGTCAGATGGTGTGACCATTAGACCTCCGTCGGGAGGAGAGTTTGTGCCTTCCGAGGTTTACAAGGGAATCGTGCCTTCTATTCTCGAAGATTTGCTTAACAAGAGGACAAAGACAAAGAAACGGATGAGGGGAGCCTCTAATGAAAATGAGTATAGAGTACTTGATGCTACTCAACTCGCCTTGAAAATCCTGTTAAACAGTTTTTATGGTTATTCCGGATATGCCAGGGCAAGGCTCTACAGCCTGACTCTTGCAAATGCCGTAACCAGCTTTGGAAGAAGCAATATTCTCAATACGCGGGAAATTATTAACAGCACTATCGGAAAAATAATTCTCAGGAATAAAACAGCTCTACTCCTTGATGAAGCAGGAAAACTTTCTCCCCCGGATAGAGTAGTTGAACTGTCGGTTGCCTACGGAGATACTGACAGTGTTTTTGTCCACTGTAAATCCAGCGGAGATCTCTCTCTTGAAGAGGTTAGCCTTATAGGTAACAGGCTTGCAAATATCGTTTCTGTGTCTTTGCCTGACCCGATGGAACTTGAATTTGAGTCGATTGCTAAGCGTGCCCTTCTTATTGCAAAGAAACGCTATGCTCTCTGGTTTTTTGAGCCAAAAAATTCAGGTTGGGAAGATAAGATTAAGGTTAAAGGCATGGAAACCGTCCGAAGAGACTGGTGCGAATTAACCTCGATAACTCTCAATAGAGTTCTTGAGCTTGTGTTGATAGAAGGTGATGTTGACCAGGCTGTGGAATATGTCCGCCAGATAGTCAGCAAGGTCCGGAATCTCGATCCTGCAAAAGACTCCGAGATCGTCGAAAGCCTTGTTCTCACACGCACTCTTACAAGGAAAATTGAAAGTTATAAAAACAAGCAGCCTCACCTTACAGTTGCTGAAAATCTGAAAAAAAGGACTGGGGTTGTACCTTCTATAGGAACAAGAATACCTTTTGTCATTACCGCAGGAAAAGGACTCTTTGTTGACCGGGCTGAAGATCCAGACTATGTAAGGGAGAACAATATCTCTATAGATGTCGATTATTATATTAAGAAGCAGATACTCCCTCCAGTGGAACGCATTCTTGAGGTTTTCGGGGTTAAGATGTCTTCACTTGACTTTGATTCCAAACAAAAAGGACTATTTGATTTTGAAGCTAAGAAGCCTGAAGTAAAGAAACAGGAAAAACCCTCTTCAGAAAAGGAAAGTAAGGTAAAGGTTCAGGAACAGAATTTATGCGAGAAGAATGGGCATGCATCTCAGAGTTCTCTCTTTGATTTTTGAACCTGCACTTTTTTGTTCTGATTTTGTGTTTTTTTAAGTGCTCATATTACTTTTACATCTTTTACATATTCCCAAGTTGGCTTTTAATCTCTGCTCTTTCTGTTTCTGGGCTTCAATCAATTTTTTGCCTGCTATTGATCTCTTATACCGATTTAACATGAAAGTACTGTGATTTGAAAAGTACTTTCATTTCTTTGTGCCTGTTATTTGAAGAGTTTCATATTTGTTTCCTTGATGCTATTTCTCTTTTTGTCTATTTTTTCTTTCCTCCCTTTATTTATACTTTATATAGAATCTATATATTATCTTATTTTATTTCTCCTATTTCATTCATACGTACTTCTCTATATTCTATGAAGCGAATCTTTATATATTTTTCATTTATTGTGCATTATACTGGAAACGACTTAGATAAATGCAAATTTTATTTGTTACTTATAGGAGTGTCTGTACACATGGTAAATACATTAAAAAAATATACAGTTCTCATATTATTGATGATTGGGCTCGTGTTCCTGGGAATTGGGTGTACCGGAACTAAAAATAATGAAGGGCCTTCCTCTGCAGAAGAAACTCCTGCAGGTGAATCTCAAAGCATTTTATTGAAAGGTTCAGATACAGTTCTGCCTCTTGCTCAGGCTGAAGCTGAAGAATTTATGAATGAAAACACTGGAAAAAGCATAACAGTTACTGGTGGCGGGTCCGGAGTCGGGATTTCTGCGCTCATTGACGGTGAAGTAAATATTGCTTCAGCATCCAGAGAAATGACCGAAGACGAAATTAAATCTGCTGAAGCAAAAGGAATCAATCCTGTTAAAACTACTATTGCTTCTGACGGCATTACTGTAATTGTAAACCCTTCTAACCCTGTTTCCAACTTTACATTTGACCAGCTGCGTGGTATCTATAATGGAAGTATCAGCAACTGGAAGGAAGTTGGTGGAACTGATGCACAAATTTCTGTGATTTCCAGAGATAGCAGTTCCGGAACTTATAAAGACTTCCAGAAAGACGTTTTGCAAGGTGACGAATATCGGCCTGATGCCCTTACTCAGCCTGCTACGGGAGGCATAGTTACTGAGGTATCTCAAAATACCAATGCGATAGGCTATATCGGTTTTGCATACCTTGACAGCAGTGTAAAGGCATTAAGCCTGGACAAAGGTAATGGGTCTGTAACTCCAACTGCAGAATCTATACGTAATGGCTCATACCCGCTTTCAAGATCTCTCTACTTCTACACCAATGGGGAACCCTCAGGCTTAACAAAGGAATTCACCGATTTTGTGTTGAGCGAAAAAGGGCAGAGCATTGTGAGCACGGTCGGGTATATTCCACTAAAAAAGTAAAGCAACCTCTAAACTAAATTATATAATAATCTAAGGGACAAAAATGCTAAGCAGAATTTATAAGGAAAAAACAATCGAATGGACACTGTTTTCAGTCAGTGTCCTTACGGTTGTTATTCTCTTCCTTATATGCCTTTTTTTGTTTAGAGACGGTTTACTTCTTTTTAAGGATACGTCTCTTATGGATTTTCTTACAGGAAAGTTCTGGTATCCAACATCCATAAACAGGCAGTTTGGGTTATTACCTCTATTTTTCGGATCTCTTATTGTTACTGTCGGAGCTATCCTTTTTGCTGTGCCTCTGGGAATTGCTTCTGCTATATATATTTCTGAAATTGCTAATCCAAAGGTTGCAGATTTCCTTAAGCCATTTATTGAAATTCTCGCAGGAATTCCTTCTGTTGTATTTGGATTCTTTGGGCTTGTTGTACTGGTTCCAATTATACAGAAGAGCTTTAACCTGCCAACCGGCCAAACTGCTCTCACAGGCTCTATTATGCTGGGAATTATGGCACTTCCTACGATTATCACTATTTCAGAGGATGCTATAAGTTCTGTTCCCGGTACTCTCGAACAGGGTTCGCTTGCTCTTGGGGCTACAAAATGGCAGACAATCTATAGAGTCATAGTTCCTGCAGCATTATCGGGAATTTCAGCGGCTGTAATGCTTGGTATAGGAAGAGCTATAGGGGAAACTATGACCCTTATGATGGTTACTGGAAATACTGCAGTAATTCCTTCTTTTCCAGGAGGCTTTCTGGCTTCTGTAAGGACAATGACTGCCACAATTGCGCTTGAAATGGGTGAGGTTCCTCAGGGAAGTACCCACTTCCATGCTCTCTTTGCGGTCGGATCTGTACTTTTCGTCATAACTTTCCTGATTAACCTGATTGCGGATTCAATTAAAAGAAGGTACAGATTCAAGGTGGATTGAGCATGGAGCTAAACGCAGAAGTAAAAGAAAGTGATAGTAAAGTGGCCAGGATTCAGGGAGGACTAAGCATAAGATTAAACGCAAAGAAAAGTGAAAAAATTGCCTTTGCGCTTCTTGGTCTCTCAGCATTGACAGTAATGGGGTTTGTGCTAGTCATTCTTGGTTATATTATTTACAATGGGTATAGTGTAATTAACATTGAGTTCCTTACTGAAATGCCCAGACTTATGATGACTCAAGGCGGAATCTACCCAGCAATTGTAGGTACCATATACCTCATCATAGGCTCCATGAGTGTGGCCCTTCCTGTGGGAGTTATGGCTGCTATATACCTTAATGAGTACGCAGGAGAAACTCGCACAACCTGGTTAATTGAAATGGCAATCAACAACCTTGCAGGAACTCCTTCTGTGATCTTTGGACTTTTCGGGATGGCGCTATTTGTTAAATATTTCGGTTTTGGTCCTTCCATACTTTCGTCTTCCCTTACACTTTCCCTCTTGATCATTCCAGTGATTATCCGTTCCACTGAAGAGGCACTGATTGCAGTTCCTAGTGAATACCGGGAATCATCCCTTGCACTTGGGGTCAGTAAATGGCAGACAATCAGACATGCGGTACTGCCGGCTGCTATTCCTGGAATCATTACTGGTTCTATCCTGAGTATTGGAAGGGTTGCAGGAGAAACGGCTCCGATTCTTTTTACTGGAGTGGCTTACTTCTTGCCCAGGCTGCCAGACTCAATCTATTCTCAATTTATGGCGCTTCCTTACCATCTTTTTGTGCTTGCAACGGCCGGGACAAATATTGCAAAAACCAGGTCTATTCAGTATGGAACAGCTCTGGTTTTGTTGATTGTCGTCCTCAGTTTGAATCTTATAGCTGTCCTGATTCGCAGGCACTACCGAAACAAATTAAAAATTTAACTAGAGTTTTGTTTAGAGTTTTGTTACTAATGACCTATCTGGATTTATATGATAATGAGGTTCCTAAATGACTGAAGGTATTCAAAACGTATCTCAACCTCAGATAAAAATAGATAACCTTAATCTGTGGTACGGGGAGAAGCAGGCGCTTAAGAACGTTTCCATGCAGATCCCTAGAAACAGCATAACTGCTCTTATAGGCCCTTCAGGCTGTGGCAAGTCCACCTTTATTCGCTGCTTAAACAGGATGAATGATCTTATTAATAACTGCAGAATCGAAGGTAAAGTTACGATAGAAGGCAAGGATATATACGGGCCAGATGTGGATGCTGTTGAACTTAGAAAAAACGTGGGCATGGTTTTCCAGAAACCCAACCCTTTTCCTATGTCAATTTATGATAATGTCGCGTACGGGCCGCGTATACATGGCGCAGACAAGAAAGATCTTGACGGCATTGTTGAACAGGCCCTCCGTTCGGCTGCGATCTGGAATGAAGTTTCAGACAGGCTTAAGTCTCCTGCTCTTTATTTGAGTGGAGGACAACAACAAAGACTGTGCATTGCCAGAACCCTGGCAGTAAAACCAAAAACTATTCTTTTTGATGAACCTACAAGCGCTCTTGATCCGATTTCCACTTTAAGGATTGAAGATCTGACTATGGAACTTAAAAAAGATTACACTATAGTAATCGTAACTCATAATATGCAGCAGGCAGCGAGGATCTCAGACTATACCGGATTTTTCCTTATGGGGGAATTGATTGAGTTCGGCCAGACCAGGCAGATTTTTCAAAATCCAAGGGAAAAGAGTACTGAGGATTATATTACAGGTAGGTTTGGGTGATTTATATGACTCGAGAACAATATGTGAAGCAGCTGGATCTACTTAAGGAGTCTGTACTTTCTTTTGGAGAAATGGTAGAGCTGATTTTCAGAGACTCAATGGCTTCAGTTATAGATCTCGATGTCAAGCTTGCTGAAAAAACACTTGCCCTTGAGCCAGAAATTGATAAACTTGAGGAAGGTATTGAGGTCTCGGTTTTTGATCTGCTTGCACTTCAGCAGCCTATGGCCAGTGATCTCCGGTTTGTAGTATCTACTCTGAAGATCACGGCAGATCTGAGGAGAATTGTGGGATTATCAATAAATATCGCCAAAATCCCAGGAAGAGTAGAGGGCGAACATGTAAAACCACTTATAGATACAAAAAAAATGGCAGATGCCGCTGCATTTATGCTTGAAAATTCCCTCAAGGCTTTTGAGACTCAGGATGTCAAACTTGCAAGAACAGTAGCACTAAGGGATGAAGAGGTAGATAAACTCTTTTACGCAGTATGGGTCGAGCTGATTGAAATGATGGCAAAAGATACAAGTATCATTTCGAGAGCTACAAATTTACTTTTCCTGATCCGTTATCTTGAAAGAATCGCAGACCACTGCTGCAATATCTGTGAAAGCGTAGTTTACCTCGCTACGGCTGAGAGAGTCAAACTGAACTGAAAAGGCTTTTTATCTTTTCTTTTTCTCTCTCATCTCATCTCCATTTTTCCTATCTTTCCTTTTTCGTTCTCATCTCTGTCTCTTTCTCTGATCTCTATTTTTCCTATCTTTCTCCTATCTTTTTTCCATTTCTATTTTTTTCTTTAGTTCTCTGATGTCGTTTTCACGCTTTAGATGATTTTTTTTCTCTGAATATTTCTTTTTCTCTTCAGACCATTTACTGTTCTCCTTGATGTCAGGTTTTAAGTACATTTATAAGCATATAGACGCCCATGCCTGATATTCTTATTAAAAATACAAGGATTTACTACAATAATTCGCTTCAGTCTGCTGAGATTATTATTGAGGACGGTAAAGTTACTAAAATAGGAAAAGATCTCAGGGTTTCAAGCTCAGACATGATAATTGATGCGGGTGGGGCTCTTACCCTGCCTGCCGGGATTGACGTACATGTCCATTTCAGGGAGCCTGGAATGACCTCAAAGGAAAACTGGTATACAGGATCGTGTGCAGCGGCTGCTGGGGGAGTTACTACTGTCATTGACCAGCCTAATACAGTGCCTCCTACGACAAATAGGCTGGCATTTGAACAAAAACTTAGACTTGCAAGGGGAAAGTCTATTGTCGATTTTGGAATCAATGGCGGGGTAACAGGCAATATTGAAAAATTAGAAGAACTCTGGAAACTGGGAGTTACTGCTTTTGGGGAAATTTTCATGGCCGAGTCTACAGGCGGGCTAAATATTAATGAGGAAACCTTTGAAGAAGCGCTTGCCGAAATTAAACGTCTTGATGCACTTGCGACCATACATGCTGAGGACGAGAAAATGCGTCTTGAGTTTGAAAAACTGTTAAAAGGAGATACTTCTTATGAGTATCACTCAAGGGTACGCCCGAATGCATGTGAGGCTGCTGCTGTTCAAAAAGCCCTGGAGCTCGTTTCCAAGTTGCAAGTAAGGGCTCATCTTTGCCACATTAGCACGCTTGAAGCTACAGGTATTATTAGAAAGAAAAAATATCTTGCAAGAAGGGAGAATAAAGAACCCCTTTTCACATGTGAAGTTACTCCTCATCACCTTTTCCTTTCTACACGAGATTGGGAAAGGCTTCGATCTTTTGGAAAAATGAATCCTCCTCTTCGGGGAGGCAACAGTATTAAAGCTCTAGTAAATGGAATTAACGATGGGACTATTGATATGGTAGCTTCGGATCATGCCCCGCACCTTGAATCCGAAAAGGATGTTGATATAAGAGCCGCTCCTTCAGGAGTGCCCGGAGTCGAGACTCTCATGCCTCTTATGCTTGCTGCAGTAAGAAAAAACATCCTGCCGCTTTCACGTATGATCATGCTGACAAGCTGGAATCCGGCAAAAGCCTTTGGGCTGGATCGCAAATCCAAAGGAAGGCTTGAAGTAGGTTTTGATGCAGACCTGATTATTGTAAATCCCCGCGAGCTTCGCCCTATAAAGGCCGAGTTCCTACACAGTAAAGCGGGCTGGACTCCCTTTGAAGGTATGGAAGGAGTTTTTCCTGAATATACTCTCTCTAGGGGTGAAGTGATCTGGATTGAGGAATCTATTAATGCAAAACCTGGGCGGGGTAACTTCCTCGAAGGCAGAGGAGAACGGTCTGAAGAGGATGAAGAGGATCTGGAAGAAATTGGCGAAACTCAGGACTGAGTCCCCGTCTCAGAATAAACTATGCAGATTTCTAATTGAATGTTTTGATTTTCACTATCAAGGTAGCCAATCAAAGTTATAATAAATTATAAGTTTCATCGGTTATTTTGTTGCGGGTATTAAGAAAAAACTTTAGCAAAAGCGGAAAATTGCAAATCAGTTTTCCAGAAAAGTTGAAATAACATTATAGGCCTTGAAATATTTTTATAATATTCTAAGGCCCTGTGAATCTTATATTCTTCTCTTAATAAAAGTCAACTGAGCCAAGCTGGGACTGTAGGAGTTCCTGATGCTTTTTTTCCAGGAACTTGTAGACTGCACCATGTGTAGCTCCATCGAGCAGCATTCTTATAGCTGTCCGAATTATAGTGTTCTGCTCAGGGTGCCCAAGTACGGATACGGTTTTTCCGTAGACTGAGATCTTAACGTTTATCAGGGTTTCTGCAAGTTCTCTGGTTCTTCCGTTTCTTCCTATTATCCGGCCCTTTATCCGCTGAAGTTCTTTTGGAGTATTAGCAACGTCGGAAAGGTCGATGACCTCAAGCATAAGCATCTCATCATCCAGAAGTTCAAGAGCTTTCTCAGGACTGAAACCTCTTCCTATCGCCTTTATAGTTTCGAGAACCCTAAACTCTTTTAGTGGATCTTCTTCACAGGTAATGTCTACCTTTCCGCTTTCGCTATCGATTTCAAGCTGACATGCAGTCTTGTCCTCGATAAGCTTTTTTGTTTCTCCTTTCGGGCCTATTATTACTCCGACTCTTTCTTTGGGGATTTTGACATACTGAGTCATATTATTCCGCCTGTATTTTTTTAAATAGCTCTTCAGGTTTGTCCTTTATCCCATAGCGGCTGAAGAACCTGAGTATATTTTGCACGTCCCTGTAAAGGAACTCCCGGGCATTAGGATGCTCCAGGGTTACGGATTGTCCCATATCAATAAATATGGGAGTCAGGTTGTTCGGGTCGATCAGGATATTATATTCGCTTAGATCGGCATGTACAAGGTTTGCTTTTTTATATAGGAGACGCATGTATTCTACGATGATATCAAAAATATTCTTTGCTTCCTCGTTTTCAAGATGCGTGTTTTTTAGGAGCGGGTAAGGTGCCTCGTTTTCTCCCATAAATTCCATGATAAGAATATTCTTTTCGGTAAGTATGGGCTCCGGAACCCGGACTCCTGCGTTTTTCGCACGTTTCAGGTTCTGAAGTTCCTTGCGTGTCCATGCAAAAATGATATCTCTTTTATTTTTTCGAATGTTTGTGAAGCGAGGATCCTTCATAATGTAGGCATCCATGGCCTTGAAGGTGCTGCTTGCAATTCTGTATATTTTTACAGCTAGCTCTTTATCTGGACCTTCGGCATAGAATACGTTTGCTTCCTTTCCAGTACTGATAGCTCCCCCCATTGCTTTTATTACACCCTTGTTGGATAGAGTATAAAGAATTTTAAGGGTGGGTACATCGAATACGTTTTCTTCTACTTTCAGCCGCTCGGAGTCCTTCTCCCTGGCCCTGGATTTATCTTTAGCGCTATCGATGCGCCTTATCTTCTTTTCCTGATCCATTCCCATATTATCCTTTTAGGTATCCTTTCCTCTCAAGCCAGTCTACCTGCGGCCTTGTATACTTCCAGATCACATCTGCCTTTTCGTTCTGGAATTCCCATGGCACGACAATAACGACGTCTCCTTCTCTTATCCAGGTTTTTTTCTTCATTGAACCTGGAATCCTTCCCATGCGAACGACCCCATCCATGCAACGGAGTCTCAGCCGGTTTGCACCCAGTAGACTCTCAACGGTTGCCAGGATCTCGTTATTCTCCCTGCGCGGTGTGCGTACTCTTGTAACGGTTTCTCCCGTTACGGGCTTGGCTTTGGATGTAGGTTTCTTTAAGTCTGCCAGTTTGATACCTCATTATGTGTAGTTCATATTATAGTTATATTTTCTATTTTTTATTTTTATACACTTAAATCCCTTATATATCATTTTTTCGAGTTTTAAGGCTATTTGTCTTGCAGCTTTCAACTTTCTGCTAATATTTTAATGCTGCGCTTTTCTATTCTCTTATTTCTCTCCTCCTATTATTATTTTTTTCCAAGTAATTGGGCAGGCGACAGGTATATATATCGGATATTCCTTTGTATGTTCCACGCGCAAAACAAGCGTGGATTGCTCTTGAATTTGTAATTCAAGAGTGAAAATCAGGAATTTTACAAAACAGATTTCCATTATTTATTTAATTTGTTTTTCTCAAATATTCCTGGACAAAAAGCTTTATATATTAAAACTGATGTATATGTGTTCCCTGATTCAGCATGAATTTATTGTGCTGGACGGTTTTTCTCATAGTCATCTAGTCAAGGTTTTTCCTGGTTTAAAAGGAAATAAATACCTTTAAATACTATGAACACATAACTATAATTTCCTGCATCATTAATGCAGCAATTACAATTCATTAATAATGGAGTCAGGAGTTTTTTCCTGTCTGACGAGGATTTTGTCGGTTCGGTTAATTCTGGGCGGTGAGAGTTTTTCATAACATATCATCGCGAAACGAAAATAACTGAATTGATAGTTGTTAGTGCAAGTTTCTGCGACCAAGACCTTTAATTTTAAAGTGTGCGATACATTAACAATTCTGGTTGATCCTGCCAGAGGTTACTGCTATCGGTGTTCGCCTAAGCCATGCGAGTCATATGTTCTTCGTGAACATGGCGTACTGCTCAGTAACACGTGGATAACCTGCCCTTGGGTCTGGCATAACCCCGGGAAACTGGGGATAATTCCGGATAACGCATATATGCTGGAATGCTTTATGCGTAAAATGGATTCGTCCGCCCAAGGATGGGTCTGCGGCCTATCAGGTAGTAGTGGGTGTAATGTACCTACTAGCCTACAACGGGTACGGGTTGTGAGAGCAAGAGCCCGGAGATGGATTCTGAGACATGAATCCAGGCCCTACGGGGCGCAGCAGGCGCGAAAACTTTACAATGCGGGAAACCGTGATAAGGGGACACCGAGTGCTAGCATCATATGCTGGCTGTCCAGGTGTGTAAACTACACCTGTTAGCAAGGGCCGGGCAAGACCGGTGCCAGCCGCCGCGGTAACACCGGCGGCCCGAGTGGTGATCGTGATTATTGGGTCTAAAGGGTCCGTAGCCGGTTTGGTCAGTCCTCCGGGAAATCTGATAGCTCAACTATTAGGCTTTCGGGGGATACTGCCAGACTTGGAACCGGGAGAGGTAAGAGGTACTACAGGGGTAGGAGTGAAATCTTGTAATCCCTGTGGGACCACCTGTGGCGAAGGCGTCTTACCAGAACGGGTTCGACGGTGAGGGACGAAAGCTGGGGGCACGAACCGGATTAGATACCCGGGTAGTCCCAGCCGTAAACGATGCTCGCTAGGTGTCAGGCATGGCGCGACCGTGTCTGGTGCCGCAGGGAAGCCGTGAAGCGAGCCACCTGGGAAGTACGGCCGCAAGGCTGAAACTTAAAGGAATTGGCGGGGGAGCACAACAACGGGTGGAGCCTGCGGTTTAATTGGACTCAACGCCGGACAACTCACCGGGGACGACAGCAATATGTAGGTCAGGCTGAAGACCTTACCTGAATCGCTGAGAGGAGGTGCATGGCCGTCGCCAGTTCGTACTGTGAAGCATCCTGTTAAGTCAGGCAACGAGCGAGACCCGTGCCCACTGTTACCAGCATATCCTCCGGGATGATGGGTACTCTGTGGGGACCGCCGGTGTTAAATCGGAGGAAGGTGCGGGCCACGGTAGGTCAGTATGCCCCGAATTTCCCGGGCTACACGCGGGCTACAATGAATGGGACAATGGGTCCCTCCCCTGAAAAGGGCTGGTAATCTCACAAACCCATCCTTAGTTCGGATCGAGGGCTGTAACTCGCCCTCGTGAAGCTGGAATCCGTAGTAATCGCGTTTCAATATAGCGCGGTGAATACGTCCCTGCTCCTTGCACACACCGCCCGTCAAACCACCCGAGTGAGGTATGGGTGAGGGCACGAACATCGTGTCGTGTTCGAACCTGTGCTTTGCAAGGGGGGTTAAGTCGTAACAAGGTAGCCGTAGGGGAATCTGCGGCTGGATCACCTCCTAAGCAAAAAAACTCACCACCCAGATGCCGATAAACCGAACAAAATCCTCACCATTAAAATCATCGATCATAATCTAATGATCAACTCAAACTCATCAAATGCACCCGGAAAGTAAATTTTCGGGGAAGGACGGATTGCCTGCGTTGACACGCAGGTACATGAAGTCATGTATAAGTGCTGTATACTGGACGCTTTCTGGACCTGGTTAGGATACACAGGAATTATGCTATCAGGTGGATGGCTCGGCTCAAGAGCTGATGAAGGACGTGCCAAGCTGCGATAAGCCCGGGGTAGGTGCAAGGAGCCTATGAACCCGGGATTTCCGAATGGGACCTCTCCATAGTGATCAGTAATGATCGGGAACGCTCCGAATTGAAACATCTCAGTAGGAGCAGGAAAAGAAATCAACCGAGATACCGTTAGTAACGGCGAGTGAAAACGGTACAGTTCAAACCGAATCCCTTCACAGGGAAATGTGGTGTTGTAGGGCTGTTCAAACGTCTGGCGGCTAAACAGAACTTGCCTGAAACGGCAGACCGTAGAGTGTGACAGTCACGTATGTGTAAACCAAAAGATCGGAACATGTCCCTGAGTACCGTGCGTTGGATATCGTGCGGGAATCTGGGGGGCACC harbors:
- the phoU gene encoding phosphate signaling complex protein PhoU — encoded protein: MTREQYVKQLDLLKESVLSFGEMVELIFRDSMASVIDLDVKLAEKTLALEPEIDKLEEGIEVSVFDLLALQQPMASDLRFVVSTLKITADLRRIVGLSINIAKIPGRVEGEHVKPLIDTKKMADAAAFMLENSLKAFETQDVKLARTVALRDEEVDKLFYAVWVELIEMMAKDTSIISRATNLLFLIRYLERIADHCCNICESVVYLATAERVKLN
- a CDS encoding dihydroorotase: MPDILIKNTRIYYNNSLQSAEIIIEDGKVTKIGKDLRVSSSDMIIDAGGALTLPAGIDVHVHFREPGMTSKENWYTGSCAAAAGGVTTVIDQPNTVPPTTNRLAFEQKLRLARGKSIVDFGINGGVTGNIEKLEELWKLGVTAFGEIFMAESTGGLNINEETFEEALAEIKRLDALATIHAEDEKMRLEFEKLLKGDTSYEYHSRVRPNACEAAAVQKALELVSKLQVRAHLCHISTLEATGIIRKKKYLARRENKEPLFTCEVTPHHLFLSTRDWERLRSFGKMNPPLRGGNSIKALVNGINDGTIDMVASDHAPHLESEKDVDIRAAPSGVPGVETLMPLMLAAVRKNILPLSRMIMLTSWNPAKAFGLDRKSKGRLEVGFDADLIIVNPRELRPIKAEFLHSKAGWTPFEGMEGVFPEYTLSRGEVIWIEESINAKPGRGNFLEGRGERSEEDEEDLEEIGETQD
- a CDS encoding KH domain-containing protein, whose amino-acid sequence is MTQYVKIPKERVGVIIGPKGETKKLIEDKTACQLEIDSESGKVDITCEEDPLKEFRVLETIKAIGRGFSPEKALELLDDEMLMLEVIDLSDVANTPKELQRIKGRIIGRNGRTRELAETLINVKISVYGKTVSVLGHPEQNTIIRTAIRMLLDGATHGAVYKFLEKKHQELLQSQLGSVDFY
- a CDS encoding serine protein kinase RIO, translated to MGMDQEKKIRRIDSAKDKSRAREKDSERLKVEENVFDVPTLKILYTLSNKGVIKAMGGAISTGKEANVFYAEGPDKELAVKIYRIASSTFKAMDAYIMKDPRFTNIRKNKRDIIFAWTRKELQNLKRAKNAGVRVPEPILTEKNILIMEFMGENEAPYPLLKNTHLENEEAKNIFDIIVEYMRLLYKKANLVHADLSEYNILIDPNNLTPIFIDMGQSVTLEHPNAREFLYRDVQNILRFFSRYGIKDKPEELFKKIQAE
- the eif1A gene encoding translation initiation factor eIF-1A, translated to MKLADLKKPTSKAKPVTGETVTRVRTPRRENNEILATVESLLGANRLRLRCMDGVVRMGRIPGSMKKKTWIREGDVVIVVPWEFQNEKADVIWKYTRPQVDWLERKGYLKG